The following proteins are encoded in a genomic region of Dialister hominis:
- the larC gene encoding nickel insertion protein, which yields MKALFVRCYGRLTADMMIGGLIDMGVPPVYLKSCLSDAGITADFMEKPNPAAQISAHYFHIFPEAFEGPLYMVSFMARWRSLCEKVHPEWEETGWKVFRALASGLPEGKDDLSLNGVSMENAVSLYLLLCCLDYLETESLFTIPFSIEKGTSEAARASLAILKSAGATDGEPVPAEDIHPFAAAILEGLSADFISMDGRFLSDKTAYGSSSADKPTGNNTVCLYLGYYTDRAESVFGRHMKVFGANPDLEL from the coding sequence ATGAAAGCTTTATTCGTACGATGCTACGGCAGACTGACGGCGGATATGATGATCGGCGGACTGATCGACATGGGCGTGCCGCCCGTGTACCTGAAGTCCTGCCTTTCCGATGCAGGCATTACGGCGGATTTCATGGAAAAGCCAAATCCTGCTGCCCAGATTTCCGCGCACTACTTCCATATCTTCCCGGAAGCTTTTGAAGGGCCTCTTTACATGGTATCCTTCATGGCGCGCTGGAGAAGCCTTTGCGAAAAGGTGCATCCGGAATGGGAGGAAACGGGCTGGAAGGTATTCCGCGCTCTCGCATCCGGCCTTCCTGAAGGAAAGGACGATCTCTCTTTGAACGGAGTTTCCATGGAAAATGCAGTTTCCCTCTACCTTCTCTTATGCTGCCTGGATTATCTGGAAACAGAATCCCTCTTCACGATTCCTTTCTCCATTGAAAAGGGAACGTCAGAGGCGGCCAGGGCATCGCTTGCGATCCTTAAGAGCGCAGGCGCAACGGATGGGGAACCGGTGCCTGCAGAAGACATCCATCCTTTTGCAGCAGCCATCCTTGAAGGACTTTCTGCCGATTTCATTTCCATGGACGGAAGATTCCTTTCCGACAAGACAGCGTATGGAAGCTCGTCAGCTGACAAGCCGACGGGGAACAATACGGTCTGTCTGTACCTTGGGTACTATACCGACCGCGCAGAGTCTGTTTTCGGACGCCATATGAAGGTATTCGGAGCCAATCCCGATCTCGAACTGTAA